The following coding sequences lie in one Planktothrix sp. FACHB-1365 genomic window:
- a CDS encoding tetratricopeptide repeat protein, with amino-acid sequence MYLNDYLKDKQAEFIHRLKNGLNSLLCYERPGIYGEIKTLSGQDLNPIRQHAWDMVRKYRKVDPQVVFRNTMMGKLGEEIVKKYLGDLVGNINYEIIPETGDGLIDLRISTDYSIGIQVKTRYSSPTMAQWWVSWEEITKNQAIVCILIYSNSQTIVKFDEFKSEYSAIIAGFLPARLLQKRIEQKEIPLEYYQNHSIVKLQINDLHYGDGLRNFLKGLTNNPDFYLESGLNCAEQQGDYQTAIKNYTKALQLQPTYADAYRYRGIAYFKIGQKQAAIDNLLDASDLYSKQGNINAVQEINLMIRDVQKINEPLSTVEKWNCIQTLKLHSANIFCCTISTNGQILVTGSKDKSVKVLNPQTGELLHTFTGHHDHIYAVAISPNSSIIASGSCDNTIKLWNLQTGALIKTIKVHSHYITSLKFTPDGENLISGCWDYTVQLWKVATGENLRTLYKHSGAVDCVDMTSNWDFIVSGGRDRKVMIWDLRNMKICRTLVQRFYIRSLAISPDNQFIVTSSDDGKLFIWNLQKGQLIRTLNHHKNCVYTVAISPDGNRIASGSSDQTINIWNLHTGELIESLNPQGGAIYSVTFITPDGHTFASSHGDGSIKIWKQS; translated from the coding sequence ATGTACCTAAATGATTATCTCAAAGACAAACAAGCCGAGTTTATTCATCGTCTCAAAAATGGATTAAATAGTTTACTCTGTTATGAAAGACCGGGAATTTATGGAGAGATTAAAACCCTTTCGGGTCAGGACTTAAACCCCATTCGTCAACACGCTTGGGATATGGTTAGAAAATATCGGAAAGTTGACCCGCAAGTGGTTTTCAGAAATACGATGATGGGAAAACTGGGAGAAGAAATCGTTAAGAAATATTTAGGAGATTTGGTCGGTAATATTAACTATGAAATTATCCCAGAAACTGGCGATGGTCTGATTGATCTCCGTATTAGTACGGATTATTCGATTGGAATTCAAGTGAAAACTCGCTATAGTTCTCCAACAATGGCGCAATGGTGGGTAAGTTGGGAAGAAATTACTAAAAATCAAGCTATTGTTTGTATCTTAATTTATTCTAATTCTCAGACTATTGTTAAATTTGATGAGTTTAAATCCGAATATTCTGCTATTATTGCTGGGTTTCTTCCCGCTCGTTTACTTCAGAAACGCATTGAACAAAAAGAAATCCCTTTAGAATATTATCAAAATCACAGTATTGTTAAATTGCAGATTAATGACTTACATTATGGCGACGGTCTAAGGAATTTCTTAAAAGGCTTAACCAATAATCCCGATTTTTACCTAGAATCTGGGTTAAATTGTGCTGAACAACAGGGAGATTATCAAACCGCCATTAAAAATTATACGAAAGCATTACAACTACAACCTACTTATGCAGATGCTTATCGTTATCGCGGAATAGCTTACTTTAAAATAGGTCAAAAACAGGCAGCTATTGATAATTTATTAGATGCTTCCGATTTATATTCTAAACAAGGGAATATTAATGCAGTTCAAGAAATTAATTTGATGATTCGAGATGTTCAAAAAATTAATGAACCTCTCTCAACCGTCGAAAAATGGAATTGTATCCAAACTCTAAAACTCCATTCCGCTAATATTTTTTGCTGTACTATCAGCACCAACGGTCAAATTTTAGTCACCGGAAGTAAAGATAAAAGTGTTAAAGTTTTAAATCCTCAAACCGGAGAATTGTTACACACCTTTACTGGACATCACGATCATATTTATGCCGTTGCTATTAGTCCCAATTCTTCTATAATAGCCAGTGGGAGTTGTGATAATACTATAAAACTTTGGAATTTACAAACCGGAGCATTAATCAAAACTATTAAAGTTCATTCTCATTATATTACCAGTTTAAAATTTACTCCCGATGGCGAAAACTTAATTAGTGGCTGTTGGGATTATACCGTGCAGTTATGGAAAGTCGCCACCGGAGAAAACCTCAGAACCCTTTATAAACATTCTGGGGCTGTTGATTGTGTCGATATGACTTCTAATTGGGATTTTATTGTTAGTGGCGGAAGGGATAGAAAAGTGATGATTTGGGACTTGAGAAATATGAAAATTTGCCGAACTTTAGTTCAACGATTTTATATCCGATCTTTAGCCATTAGTCCCGATAATCAATTTATTGTCACGAGTAGCGATGATGGTAAACTGTTTATTTGGAATCTGCAAAAAGGTCAACTGATTCGCACGTTAAATCACCATAAAAATTGCGTTTATACCGTTGCAATTAGTCCTGATGGTAATAGAATAGCCAGTGGTAGCTCTGATCAAACGATTAATATCTGGAATTTACACACCGGAGAATTAATCGAGAGTTTAAACCCTCAAGGTGGCGCGATTTATTCCGTTACTTTTATTACCCCCGATGGTCATACTTTCGCCAGTAGTCATGGAGATGGAAGCATTAAAATTTGGAAACAGAGTTAG
- a CDS encoding four-helix bundle copper-binding protein: protein MPHQNHKSGLEIVLQCAVECEHCADECIGNMPECARLCRDCSQLCWAIAGFMSRGSRFIAPLCRTCLEICEACAKECQKHNNTHCQNCAKACQNVAEEYRKIAMVGAAI, encoded by the coding sequence ATGCCTCATCAAAATCATAAATCTGGACTTGAAATTGTCCTACAATGTGCAGTTGAGTGTGAACACTGTGCCGATGAATGTATCGGAAATATGCCAGAATGCGCTCGTTTATGCCGAGATTGTTCTCAACTCTGTTGGGCAATTGCAGGGTTTATGAGTCGCGGTTCCCGCTTTATTGCGCCTCTGTGTCGGACTTGTTTAGAAATTTGTGAAGCTTGCGCTAAAGAATGTCAAAAACACAATAACACTCACTGTCAAAACTGTGCTAAAGCTTGCCAAAATGTGGCTGAAGAATACCGCAAAATTGCAATGGTGGGTGCTGCGATTTAA
- a CDS encoding LmeA family phospholipid-binding protein — protein sequence MSQKHDDLGEQALSKLAEMTLASQLDEVEELDVNVNTDPIKLVQGQVDSATISGTGMVMKSDLRMEKMEMKTSEISINPLSVAFGQIELKHPTQATAEVVLTEADINRAFNSDYILKKLQGLEIAVEGNQNIIDTQAVEFKLPGDGRFFLQAYLISHPKGESSKIAFTALPEVSSDRKTIQLKDIQYSQGGNVSPELTQALIDESSELLNLDNFNLKGVNLRIQRLNLEPQKITLLAEADVESFPSAS from the coding sequence GTGAGTCAGAAACACGATGATTTAGGAGAACAAGCCTTAAGCAAACTAGCAGAAATGACTCTAGCTAGTCAATTAGATGAAGTTGAAGAACTGGATGTCAATGTTAATACTGATCCGATTAAGTTAGTTCAGGGTCAAGTTGACTCCGCCACAATTTCAGGAACAGGAATGGTGATGAAAAGCGACTTGAGAATGGAAAAAATGGAAATGAAAACTTCTGAAATTTCTATTAATCCCCTGAGTGTTGCTTTCGGACAAATTGAACTTAAACATCCGACCCAAGCAACGGCTGAAGTTGTGTTAACAGAAGCCGATATTAATCGGGCTTTTAATTCTGATTATATTCTCAAAAAACTGCAAGGTTTAGAAATTGCAGTTGAGGGAAATCAGAACATTATTGATACTCAAGCGGTTGAATTCAAACTCCCTGGAGATGGTCGATTTTTTCTCCAAGCTTATCTGATTTCACACCCCAAGGGAGAATCCTCAAAAATTGCATTTACAGCTTTACCGGAGGTCAGTTCAGATCGCAAAACGATTCAACTCAAGGATATTCAATATTCTCAAGGAGGAAATGTTTCTCCTGAATTAACTCAGGCGTTAATTGATGAATCTAGCGAACTCTTAAATTTAGATAATTTTAACTTGAAAGGGGTAAATCTTCGCATTCAACGCTTAAATTTAGAGCCTCAAAAAATCACCTTGTTAGCAGAAGCCGATGTTGAATCTTTTCCATCAGCTAGTTAG
- a CDS encoding Uma2 family endonuclease produces the protein MLLALNRITVPPGQTVFLNHITWQEFETILEELGEHRSSRIAYANETLEIRTPLPEHESSKELVSDLIKALLEELDIEFFPLGSTTFKNQLMQQGIEPDNCFYIQHEALVRTKKRLDLTVDPPPDLALEIDITSRTHPQIYAALGVPELWRFENRILKIYILQNGDYQETQYSPTFPNLPLTDIIPQYLQQIQTSGRNATMKQFRTWIKTL, from the coding sequence ATGTTGTTAGCACTGAATCGGATCACAGTTCCCCCCGGACAAACGGTGTTCTTGAATCATATTACTTGGCAAGAATTTGAAACCATATTAGAAGAATTAGGCGAACATCGTTCATCCCGAATTGCTTATGCAAATGAAACCTTAGAAATTAGGACTCCCTTACCTGAACACGAATCTAGTAAAGAATTAGTGAGTGATTTAATTAAAGCGTTACTAGAAGAACTCGATATCGAATTTTTTCCTTTGGGTTCTACGACTTTCAAAAATCAACTCATGCAGCAAGGAATAGAACCCGATAACTGTTTTTATATTCAACATGAAGCGTTAGTCAGAACTAAAAAACGATTAGATTTAACCGTTGATCCCCCTCCAGATTTAGCCTTAGAAATTGATATTACTTCCCGCACCCATCCTCAGATTTATGCTGCGTTAGGGGTTCCTGAACTCTGGCGGTTTGAAAACAGGATCTTAAAAATTTATATTTTGCAAAATGGAGACTATCAAGAAACGCAATACAGTCCCACCTTCCCCAATTTACCCTTAACCGATATTATTCCTCAATATTTACAACAAATTCAAACATCAGGACGAAATGCCACTATGAAACAATTTAGAACCTGGATCAAAACTTTGTAG
- the ispG gene encoding (E)-4-hydroxy-3-methylbut-2-enyl-diphosphate synthase: MQTLPVPTQPTSDQTPVDTMIHRRKTRPVQVGTVTIGGGHPVVVQSMINEDTMDIDGATAAVRRLHEIGCEIVRVTVPSVGHATAVGKIKQKLAETYQPVPLVADVHHNGMKIALEVAKYVDKVRINPGLYVFEKPKSDRTEYTQSEFDEIGDKIRQTLEPLVVSLRDQGKAMRIGVNHGSLAERMLFTYGDTPEGMVESALEFIKICESLDFQNIVISLKASRVPVMVAANRLMVKRMDELGMDYPLHLGVTEAGDGEYGRIKSTAGIGTLLAGGIGDTIRVSLTEAPEKEIPVCYSILQALGLRKTMVEYVACPSCGRTLFNLEEVLHQVREATKHLTGLDIAVMGCIVNGPGEMADADYGYVGKQPGFISLYRGREEIKKVPETQGVEELINLIKADGRWVDP; encoded by the coding sequence ATGCAAACTTTACCTGTTCCAACTCAACCGACATCCGATCAAACTCCGGTGGATACGATGATTCACCGCCGCAAGACTCGCCCTGTCCAGGTGGGAACTGTTACCATTGGGGGGGGTCATCCGGTTGTTGTCCAATCGATGATTAATGAAGATACGATGGATATTGATGGGGCGACGGCTGCGGTACGTCGTTTACATGAAATCGGGTGTGAAATTGTGCGGGTGACAGTTCCCAGTGTGGGTCATGCGACGGCTGTTGGTAAAATTAAACAGAAATTAGCCGAAACGTATCAACCTGTTCCCTTAGTGGCGGATGTTCATCATAATGGCATGAAAATCGCCCTGGAAGTGGCAAAATATGTGGATAAAGTGCGAATTAATCCAGGGTTATATGTATTTGAAAAACCCAAAAGCGATCGCACCGAATATACTCAATCTGAATTTGATGAAATTGGCGATAAAATTAGGCAAACCTTAGAACCTTTAGTGGTTTCTTTGCGTGATCAAGGAAAAGCCATGCGAATTGGGGTAAATCATGGTTCTTTAGCCGAAAGAATGTTATTTACCTATGGCGATACTCCAGAAGGCATGGTAGAATCGGCGTTAGAATTTATTAAAATTTGTGAATCTTTGGATTTTCAAAATATTGTGATTTCCCTCAAAGCCTCACGGGTTCCGGTGATGGTAGCAGCGAACCGTTTAATGGTCAAACGGATGGATGAATTAGGCATGGATTATCCCTTACATTTAGGGGTGACAGAAGCCGGAGATGGAGAATATGGTCGGATTAAATCAACGGCTGGAATTGGTACGTTATTAGCCGGGGGAATTGGGGATACGATTCGAGTTTCTTTAACCGAAGCGCCTGAAAAAGAAATTCCCGTTTGTTATAGTATTCTGCAAGCTTTAGGACTGCGGAAAACGATGGTGGAATATGTCGCTTGTCCGTCCTGCGGTCGTACTTTATTTAACTTAGAAGAAGTCTTACATCAAGTCCGCGAAGCCACAAAACATTTAACAGGTTTAGATATTGCGGTGATGGGATGTATTGTCAATGGCCCCGGAGAAATGGCGGATGCAGACTATGGTTATGTGGGTAAACAACCGGGTTTTATTTCTCTTTATCGCGGTCGAGAAGAGATTAAAAAAGTCCCTGAAACTCAAGGGGTAGAAGAATTAATTAACTTAATTAAAGCGGATGGCCGTTGGGTTGATCCTTAA
- a CDS encoding DUF2231 domain-containing protein, with amino-acid sequence MLNLRHLPTFTIGDQLMTRITHLEPLIEGNEREYYDSGIPSSVAILGHPLHPLIVTFPVAFLTTALLTDILFLLTNSSFWATASFWLIVGGILTGILAGLTGMLDFFKIHRVREHKAGWIHMVGNITALVLSGISLFLRWDNVIDSIAPWGIILSLVVAGLLGITGWYGGELVYRHKIAVIGDGNPHQA; translated from the coding sequence ATGCTCAACCTCAGACATTTACCTACATTTACCATTGGAGATCAACTCATGACCCGCATTACTCATTTAGAACCTTTAATTGAAGGCAACGAACGGGAATATTATGATAGTGGTATTCCCAGTAGTGTTGCAATTTTAGGACATCCTCTGCATCCTTTAATTGTTACCTTTCCCGTTGCTTTTTTAACAACAGCTTTATTGACAGATATTCTATTTTTATTAACCAATTCCTCATTTTGGGCAACCGCATCATTTTGGTTAATTGTAGGTGGAATTTTAACTGGAATTTTAGCTGGATTAACAGGAATGTTAGATTTCTTTAAAATTCATCGAGTCCGAGAACATAAAGCGGGATGGATTCACATGGTCGGTAATATTACTGCGTTAGTATTATCAGGAATTAGTTTATTTTTACGGTGGGATAATGTTATTGATAGTATTGCTCCTTGGGGAATTATTCTGTCTTTAGTTGTGGCTGGACTTTTAGGAATTACAGGATGGTATGGTGGTGAATTAGTCTATCGCCATAAAATTGCTGTTATCGGAGATGGAAATCCTCACCAAGCTTAA
- the crtO gene encoding beta-carotene ketolase CrtO, translated as MDSYDVIIIGAGHNGLTCASYLLKAGYSVLLLEKRSVPGGAATTEEALPQEAPGFKFNLCAIDHEFIHLGPVVEELELHKYGLEYLFCDPIVFCPHPDGKYFLAHKSIEETCAEIGRYNARDAAKYRDFVGFWQRFINAAIPIFSAPPQSVIDIAGNYNISKLKDLFSVLGSPEKALDFARTMLSSAEDLLNEWFDEEFLKAPLARLASELGTPPSQKNLAVGAMMMTMRHHPGMARPKGGTGALVQALLNLIQAHGGEILTDQHVEKVLVDDGKAIGVRVANGKEYRANKGVISNIDAKRLFLHLMDAADVDDADSELRERLERRIVNNNETILKIDCALSEPLRFEHHDHRDEYLIGSVLIADSVKQVEIAHHDTTLGKIPDADPSMYVVVPTMLDPTMAPEGKHTLWIEFFAPYQIAGAEGTGLKGTGWTDELKHKVADRVLDKLADYSPNLKQSIIARRVESPAELGERLGALNGNYYHIDMTLEQMIFFRPLPEIANYHTPIKGLFLTGAGTHPGGSISGLPGRNCARVFLHHQQPVSQTLTEAYQSLKSITNSVLGS; from the coding sequence ATGGACAGTTACGACGTTATTATCATTGGAGCAGGTCACAACGGTTTAACTTGTGCTTCCTATCTTTTAAAAGCAGGATACAGTGTTTTATTACTCGAAAAACGTTCTGTTCCTGGGGGGGCTGCTACGACAGAAGAAGCCCTTCCTCAAGAAGCTCCGGGGTTTAAATTTAATCTGTGTGCGATTGATCATGAATTTATTCATTTAGGGCCAGTAGTAGAGGAATTAGAACTGCATAAATATGGATTAGAATATTTATTTTGTGATCCGATTGTATTTTGTCCTCATCCTGATGGTAAATACTTTTTAGCCCATAAATCCATTGAAGAAACCTGTGCTGAAATTGGACGATATAATGCCAGAGATGCCGCTAAATATCGAGATTTTGTCGGATTTTGGCAACGGTTTATTAATGCTGCAATTCCCATTTTTAGCGCTCCCCCTCAATCTGTTATTGATATTGCTGGAAACTACAATATTAGTAAACTGAAAGATTTGTTTTCTGTTTTGGGTTCCCCGGAAAAAGCCCTCGATTTTGCTCGAACCATGTTAAGCAGTGCTGAGGACTTATTAAATGAATGGTTTGATGAGGAATTTCTCAAAGCACCTTTAGCTCGGTTAGCATCAGAATTAGGAACGCCACCGTCACAAAAAAATCTCGCCGTTGGTGCGATGATGATGACCATGCGACACCATCCAGGAATGGCTAGACCGAAAGGAGGAACAGGAGCATTAGTTCAAGCTTTATTAAATTTAATTCAAGCTCATGGCGGTGAAATTTTAACGGATCAACACGTTGAAAAAGTATTAGTTGATGATGGAAAAGCCATTGGAGTTAGAGTTGCCAATGGCAAAGAATATCGAGCTAATAAAGGAGTAATTTCTAATATTGATGCGAAACGATTATTTCTGCATTTAATGGATGCTGCGGATGTCGATGATGCCGATTCTGAATTGCGAGAACGGTTAGAACGGCGAATTGTTAATAATAATGAAACAATTCTCAAAATTGATTGTGCATTATCGGAACCTTTGCGGTTTGAACATCATGATCATCGAGATGAATATTTGATAGGTTCTGTATTAATTGCGGACTCGGTTAAACAGGTGGAAATTGCTCACCATGATACTACTTTAGGCAAAATTCCTGATGCTGATCCTTCGATGTATGTTGTGGTTCCAACAATGCTTGATCCAACGATGGCACCTGAAGGAAAACATACCCTGTGGATTGAATTTTTTGCCCCTTATCAAATCGCTGGAGCCGAAGGTACAGGATTAAAAGGAACAGGTTGGACAGATGAATTAAAACATAAAGTAGCAGATCGAGTTTTAGATAAATTAGCGGACTATTCCCCGAATTTAAAACAATCGATTATTGCTCGTCGAGTTGAAAGTCCAGCAGAATTAGGAGAAAGATTAGGAGCTTTGAATGGGAATTACTATCATATTGATATGACCTTAGAACAAATGATCTTCTTCCGTCCTTTACCAGAAATCGCAAATTATCACACTCCCATTAAAGGGCTATTTTTAACGGGAGCCGGAACCCATCCAGGCGGCTCAATTTCTGGCTTACCGGGTCGCAATTGTGCCAGGGTATTTTTACACCATCAACAACCCGTTTCTCAAACTTTGACTGAAGCTTATCAATCGCTTAAATCCATTACCAATTCGGTATTAGGAAGTTAA